In Streptomyces sp. NBC_00091, the following proteins share a genomic window:
- a CDS encoding IclR family transcriptional regulator, with the protein MTAETSQTLDRGLRVLKLLADTDHGLTVTELSNRLGVNRTVVYRLLATLEQHALVRRDLGGRARVGLGVLRLGRQVHPLVREAALPALRSLAEDIGATAHLTLVDGTEALAVAVVEPTWTDYHVAYRAGFRHPLDRGAAGRAILAARQGSLIEPGYTLTHGELEAGASGAAAPLVGITGLEGSVGVVMLADAVPERVGPRVVDAAREVADALR; encoded by the coding sequence GTGACCGCGGAAACCTCCCAGACTCTCGACCGAGGGCTCAGAGTCCTCAAGCTGCTCGCCGACACCGACCACGGTCTGACCGTCACCGAGCTCTCCAACCGCCTCGGTGTCAACCGCACCGTGGTCTACCGACTTCTGGCCACCCTCGAGCAGCACGCCCTGGTCCGCCGCGACCTCGGCGGCCGGGCCCGGGTCGGGCTCGGCGTGCTGCGCCTGGGCCGGCAGGTCCACCCGCTCGTGCGCGAGGCGGCCCTGCCCGCGCTGCGCTCCCTCGCCGAGGACATCGGTGCCACCGCGCACCTGACCCTCGTCGACGGCACCGAGGCGCTCGCGGTGGCCGTGGTGGAGCCCACCTGGACCGACTACCACGTCGCCTACCGGGCCGGCTTCCGCCACCCGCTGGACCGCGGCGCGGCCGGCCGGGCCATCCTGGCCGCCCGTCAGGGCTCGCTCATCGAGCCCGGGTACACCCTGACCCACGGGGAGCTGGAAGCGGGCGCCAGCGGCGCCGCAGCGCCCCTGGTGGGCATCACCGGACTGGAGGGCAGCGTCGGCGTCGTGATGCTGGCCGACGCCGTGCCGGAGCGGGTCGGACCCCGCGTGGTCGACGCGGCCCGCGAGGTCGCCGACGCCCTGCGCTGA
- a CDS encoding S16 family serine protease, with product MLSRLTRLPRPAALAVCAVPVLGLFAVAALAPLPFVVAVPGPTADVLGSDQGKPVITITGSPVRDTKGQLRMTTIRATGPSSTMKLHELVDHWFKSDQAVMPRESVYPSGGSDKQIEEHNLEEMTRSQSAAAAAALGYLHKDPKGVKVQLNLADVGGPSAGLLFSLGIVDKLDGDGSGGELTGGRTIAGTGTISADGTVGAVGGVGLKTQAARRDGASVFLVPKAECSDAKSELPEGLQLIPVTSLTDAVNSLRALGRDEAAVPSC from the coding sequence GTGCTCTCTCGCCTCACACGTCTGCCGCGTCCCGCCGCCCTGGCCGTCTGCGCCGTGCCCGTCCTCGGGCTGTTCGCCGTCGCGGCCCTCGCGCCGCTGCCCTTCGTGGTCGCCGTGCCCGGCCCCACGGCCGACGTACTGGGCTCCGACCAGGGCAAGCCGGTGATCACCATCACCGGCTCCCCGGTACGGGACACCAAGGGCCAGCTCCGGATGACCACCATCCGGGCCACCGGCCCCTCCTCGACCATGAAGCTGCACGAGCTGGTCGACCACTGGTTCAAGAGCGACCAGGCGGTCATGCCCCGCGAGTCCGTCTATCCCTCGGGCGGAAGCGACAAGCAGATCGAGGAGCACAACCTGGAGGAAATGACCCGCTCGCAGTCGGCCGCCGCGGCCGCCGCGCTCGGCTACCTCCACAAGGACCCCAAGGGCGTGAAGGTCCAGCTCAACCTCGCCGACGTCGGCGGCCCCAGCGCCGGGCTCCTCTTCTCCCTCGGCATCGTCGACAAGCTCGACGGCGACGGCAGCGGCGGCGAACTCACCGGCGGCCGCACCATCGCCGGTACGGGAACCATCAGCGCTGACGGGACGGTCGGCGCGGTCGGCGGGGTGGGCCTGAAGACCCAGGCCGCGCGGCGCGACGGGGCGAGCGTGTTCCTCGTACCGAAGGCGGAGTGCTCGGACGCCAAGTCCGAGCTCCCCGAGGGGCTTCAGCTGATTCCCGTCACTTCGCTGACGGACGCGGTGAACTCCCTGCGGGCGCTGGGTCGGGACGAGGCGGCAGTGCCGTCCTGCTGA
- a CDS encoding ricin-type beta-trefoil lectin domain protein, translated as MAVLQPDTAAAAADPVADGSMRAEDFALAKAKETGQPYELTSARTGSSDTWALPTGKWSVKRYGTTVRVRQGGVWVATDPTLQFGLDGKVAPKASAVSIAFSGGGTAPLLTGVKDGRTLSLTWPKALPKPTLAGNVATYANVMPDVDLQLKAEVEGFSQLLVVKTAEAAKHPDLALLRFKLDTVGLNVTSDPTTGLLSAVNPAGQNVFTASAPMMWDSTSTGAAAPQARSSAAARSLAADPGTGAGAPSDAFVAPSGAKDAQMPTAVSGDTLEIKPDQALLTGAQTKYPVYIDPSVAWGERQNWAWAYRSWPNNSYWNTKQDVRVGYESDTNGLSRSFFQLDTSNIKGALVSKSTFRVKETWSWSCTATPVELWTTGPISSKTTWNNQPTKGTRLATVTAAKGYEGCAQGNLEFDATAAAKESASKGWSSVTLGLYASNEGDVFQWKRFDPKTITLETEYNNPPRKPRALGTNPYASCSVGAFGDLIGDAHVSLFATIEDPDGGNLEAEFQISKFFATSFGYKVIATQSIPANNGKVTTWSVPDATLSSGLYSWKVRAKDQDNAYSDWSTCKFRVDRTRPSKPPVISSAQFPDGKSGWPATTGRARTPGTFTFSANGVADAKEVLYYTDSEPAPQAVAPGSSVTLTPPGSGPHFVYAVTVDQAGNRSDTATYLYYANRSQTQDGPNDLNGDGNRDIWTVDSQGTLLAYAGQGNGKFAAAAKGGVSFSGAQVGTQGDWDGDGYNDLVSLQQPSGMTQKKVWTYPNNGQGSVVNNPVELTVACPVKDPGIGCDYGSDWNGDDHWHNAEQIIPPGDVNGDGAPDLLVKQGKQLWAYYGSIFGTLDSNGEPVLVGNGDWDKFTVVAPGDLNGDEVPDLWLRDDTSGDVFRTFGSKGPNGLIDPTTWGSPSSRVKIASGIGKTAYPTLGSAGDVTGDKLADLWAVDANRQLATFSGTGTSQPLNVTGINQTPSFLGNLTAPTAQWKLTSSSSSGNSTPSSVGNFPADTTGITWPTATIAGRNTPYAAFDGPQSSITTDRPVVDTRQSFTLSAWVKPGPSGAVISQDNNRNSAFAIFADPDSKKWGFALSYADVDGSAYDWSHKTVNDAARFTPDSWQQLTAVYNADTGLMSLYVNGVLAGVGHHNAASSPAPVGPLVMGRYKENGKADYYHEGLKGGISNVAVYPYAAPLTAPGATGPMSLTAKPSHCMDNDNGRPIDGNKIQAWDCNMIGGGGAQKFDIRADGTIRHQEKCLDAKDAGTSNGTPIQIVSCHNHPAQQFLPRADGSLYNPVSGRCVDAGNMETGTQLYLWDCNASNPQRWTIPALSTAPLPVPLW; from the coding sequence TTGGCTGTATTACAGCCGGACACGGCGGCAGCGGCCGCCGACCCAGTTGCCGACGGCTCGATGCGGGCGGAGGACTTCGCTCTTGCCAAGGCCAAGGAGACCGGGCAGCCTTACGAGCTGACGTCCGCGCGGACCGGTTCCTCGGACACCTGGGCCCTGCCGACCGGCAAGTGGTCCGTGAAGCGGTACGGCACGACGGTGCGGGTGCGGCAGGGTGGCGTCTGGGTCGCGACCGACCCAACGCTCCAGTTCGGCCTGGACGGGAAGGTGGCGCCCAAGGCCTCGGCCGTCTCGATCGCCTTCTCCGGCGGCGGCACCGCGCCCCTCCTGACCGGGGTCAAGGACGGCCGTACGCTGTCGCTGACCTGGCCCAAGGCCCTGCCGAAGCCGACGCTGGCCGGGAATGTGGCCACCTACGCGAACGTCATGCCGGACGTGGACCTCCAGCTGAAAGCCGAGGTCGAGGGCTTCTCTCAGCTGCTGGTGGTCAAGACCGCCGAAGCGGCGAAGCACCCTGACCTCGCTCTACTGAGGTTCAAGCTCGACACGGTCGGCTTGAACGTCACGAGCGACCCGACGACCGGACTGCTCAGCGCGGTCAACCCGGCCGGGCAGAACGTCTTCACTGCCTCGGCGCCCATGATGTGGGACTCGACCAGCACAGGAGCGGCGGCCCCCCAGGCTCGCTCGTCCGCGGCAGCGCGCTCGCTTGCCGCAGACCCGGGGACCGGTGCCGGCGCACCCTCCGACGCCTTCGTGGCGCCGTCAGGGGCGAAGGACGCGCAGATGCCCACGGCGGTCTCGGGCGACACCTTGGAGATCAAGCCGGACCAGGCCCTGTTGACCGGCGCGCAGACGAAGTACCCCGTCTACATCGACCCTTCGGTCGCCTGGGGCGAGCGTCAGAACTGGGCCTGGGCCTACCGCAGCTGGCCGAACAACTCCTACTGGAACACCAAGCAGGACGTCCGGGTCGGGTACGAGAGCGACACCAACGGGCTCTCCCGTTCCTTCTTCCAGTTGGACACTTCCAACATCAAGGGGGCTCTCGTCTCGAAGTCGACCTTCCGCGTGAAGGAGACCTGGTCCTGGTCTTGCACCGCCACCCCGGTGGAACTGTGGACCACCGGTCCCATCTCCTCCAAGACCACGTGGAACAACCAGCCGACCAAGGGCACGCGGCTGGCGACCGTCACCGCGGCCAAGGGCTACGAGGGATGCGCGCAGGGCAACCTCGAGTTCGACGCGACGGCGGCCGCGAAGGAGTCCGCCTCCAAGGGCTGGTCCAGCGTGACGTTGGGCCTGTACGCCTCGAACGAGGGCGACGTGTTCCAGTGGAAGCGCTTCGACCCCAAGACGATCACGCTCGAGACCGAGTACAACAACCCGCCTCGCAAACCGCGGGCTCTGGGAACCAACCCCTACGCCTCGTGCAGCGTCGGTGCCTTCGGTGACCTCATCGGGGACGCCCACGTGAGCCTGTTCGCGACGATCGAGGATCCGGATGGCGGAAACCTCGAAGCCGAGTTCCAGATCTCCAAATTTTTCGCGACGAGCTTTGGCTACAAGGTGATCGCGACACAGTCGATCCCGGCGAACAACGGCAAGGTCACGACCTGGAGCGTCCCTGACGCGACGCTGTCCAGCGGCCTCTACTCCTGGAAAGTTCGCGCCAAAGATCAGGACAATGCGTACTCCGACTGGTCCACCTGCAAGTTCAGAGTCGATCGCACACGACCCAGCAAGCCGCCGGTGATCAGCTCCGCCCAGTTCCCCGACGGCAAGAGCGGCTGGCCCGCCACCACCGGCAGGGCCCGCACCCCGGGCACGTTCACCTTCTCCGCCAACGGTGTCGCCGATGCCAAGGAAGTCCTCTACTACACCGATTCCGAGCCCGCACCGCAGGCTGTCGCCCCCGGATCCAGCGTGACCCTCACGCCACCAGGATCCGGTCCGCACTTCGTCTACGCAGTCACCGTCGACCAGGCCGGCAACCGGTCGGACACGGCTACCTACCTCTACTACGCCAATCGCTCCCAGACCCAGGACGGGCCGAACGACCTCAACGGTGACGGCAATCGGGACATCTGGACCGTCGACTCTCAGGGCACCCTGCTCGCCTACGCCGGCCAGGGCAACGGCAAGTTCGCTGCCGCCGCCAAGGGAGGCGTGTCCTTCAGCGGAGCCCAGGTCGGCACCCAGGGTGACTGGGACGGTGACGGCTACAACGACCTCGTCTCTCTCCAGCAGCCGTCCGGGATGACCCAGAAGAAGGTCTGGACCTATCCGAACAACGGGCAGGGCTCGGTCGTCAACAACCCCGTCGAGCTAACGGTGGCCTGCCCGGTCAAGGACCCTGGCATCGGCTGCGACTACGGCAGCGACTGGAACGGCGACGACCACTGGCACAACGCCGAGCAGATCATCCCGCCCGGCGACGTCAACGGCGACGGTGCACCGGACTTGCTCGTCAAGCAGGGCAAGCAGCTGTGGGCCTACTACGGCAGCATCTTCGGCACCCTCGACAGCAACGGGGAGCCCGTCCTCGTCGGAAACGGCGACTGGGACAAGTTCACCGTCGTCGCTCCCGGCGACCTGAACGGTGACGAAGTCCCCGACCTGTGGCTGCGCGACGACACCTCCGGCGACGTCTTCCGGACCTTCGGCAGCAAGGGCCCCAACGGCTTGATCGACCCAACCACCTGGGGAAGCCCCAGCAGCCGTGTGAAGATCGCCTCCGGCATCGGCAAGACCGCGTACCCGACGCTCGGTTCAGCAGGTGACGTCACCGGGGACAAGCTGGCCGACCTATGGGCGGTCGACGCCAACCGGCAGCTCGCGACCTTCAGCGGCACCGGCACCAGCCAGCCCCTGAACGTCACAGGGATCAACCAGACGCCGTCCTTCCTCGGCAACCTCACCGCGCCCACGGCCCAGTGGAAACTGACCAGCTCGTCCAGCAGCGGCAACAGCACGCCCAGCTCCGTCGGAAACTTCCCTGCGGACACAACTGGGATCACTTGGCCCACCGCGACCATTGCCGGACGCAACACCCCCTACGCTGCGTTCGACGGACCGCAGTCCTCCATCACCACCGACAGGCCGGTCGTAGACACGCGTCAGAGTTTCACCCTCAGCGCATGGGTGAAGCCAGGCCCCAGCGGCGCCGTCATCAGCCAGGACAACAACCGCAACAGTGCCTTTGCCATCTTCGCCGACCCCGACTCCAAGAAGTGGGGCTTCGCCCTCTCCTACGCTGACGTCGACGGCTCCGCCTACGACTGGTCCCACAAGACCGTCAACGACGCGGCCCGATTCACGCCTGACTCCTGGCAACAGCTCACCGCCGTGTACAACGCGGACACCGGGCTGATGAGCCTCTACGTCAACGGCGTCCTCGCCGGCGTCGGCCACCACAACGCGGCCAGCAGCCCCGCCCCCGTCGGCCCCCTCGTCATGGGACGGTACAAGGAGAACGGAAAGGCCGACTACTACCACGAAGGCCTCAAGGGCGGCATCAGCAACGTCGCCGTATACCCCTACGCCGCTCCCCTCACCGCACCCGGCGCCACCGGCCCCATGTCCCTGACGGCCAAGCCCAGCCACTGCATGGACAACGACAACGGCCGGCCGATCGACGGCAACAAGATCCAGGCCTGGGACTGCAACATGATCGGCGGCGGCGGCGCCCAGAAGTTCGACATCCGCGCCGACGGCACCATCCGACACCAGGAGAAGTGCCTCGACGCCAAGGACGCGGGCACCTCCAACGGCACGCCGATCCAGATCGTCAGCTGCCACAACCACCCCGCGCAGCAGTTCCTCCCCCGCGCGGACGGCAGCCTGTACAACCCGGTCTCCGGCCGGTGCGTGGACGCGGGCAACATGGAAACGGGCACCCAGCTCTACCTCTGGGATTGCAATGCCAGCAACCCGCAGCGCTGGACCATCCCGGCGCTGAGCACCGCCCCGCTGCCTGTTCCTCTGTGGTGA